The Onthophagus taurus isolate NC chromosome 2, IU_Otau_3.0, whole genome shotgun sequence genome includes a window with the following:
- the LOC139428859 gene encoding uncharacterized protein isoform X2 translates to MAEKCMYVDKTSKKKVECQVSDIIADFKQSIIPFLKYKGRSLHQYKQLKELKENLRITEAVIHMDFSENYNMKYAEEIQAFHFGGSRKQISLHTVVVYTKQDEVQQQCFCTLSESLLHNVPAIWAHLDPIIKCITNSYPTVDTLHFISDSPSTQYRNKTMFYFLAIELPKLHPKVKNFTWNYLEAGHGKGAPDGIGGVTKRTLDRLVGQGADMVEIKAMLNNLCQNIQNIIYYQIDADKINEMSQKLKNVLLQTFRGTMKVHQIKKEDYESSIRLNFYELSTFINGNKKYFIGSLKFNKIGLNDELSLVTRLVMMRTLL, encoded by the coding sequence ATGGCAGAAAAATGCATGTATGTTGACAAGACATCAAAGAAGAAAGTTGAATGCCAGGTTTCTGATATTATAGCTGATTTTAAACAAAGTATTATACCATTTCTGAAGTACAAAGGCAGATCCTTACATCAATACAAACAACTCAAAGAACTTAAAGAGAATCTTCGAATTACCGAGGCGGTTATTCACATGGATTTTAGTGAAAACTACAATATGAAATATGCAGAAGAGATACAAGCATTCCACTTCGGAGGATCAAGAAAACAGATATCTCTACATACTGTTGTTGTATATACCAAACAAGATGAGGTACAGCAACAATGCTTTTGCACTTTATCAGAATCGCTTCTACATAATGTCCCGGCCATTTGGGCGCATTTAGACCCAATAATAAAGTGCATTACAAACTCTTACCCAACAGTTGATACGCTTCACTTTATTAGTGACTCACCGTCGACTCAATACCGTAATAAAACCATGTTTTATTTCCTAGCAATCGAGTTGCCAAAATTGCAcccaaaagtaaaaaattttacttggaACTATTTAGAAGCTGGTCACGGAAAGGGGGCACCTGACGGGATAGGAGGAGTTACTAAAAGGACGTTAGATAGATTGGTTGGTCAAGGAGCAGATATGGTCGAAATAAAAGCTATGTTGAATAACCTGTGCCAAAACATTCAGAACATTATTTACTATCAGATTGATGCagacaaaattaatgaaatgtcCCAAAAACTTAAGAATGTTTTGCTACAAACTTTTAGAGGAACAATGAAAGTacaccaaataaaaaaagaagattaTGAAAGTAGCATCAGATTAAACTTTTATGAACTTAGCACTTTCATAAACggcaataaaaaatacttcattGGGTCCcttaaattcaacaaaattggGCTTAATGATGAACTATCTTTAGTGACACGTCTAGTGATGATGAGGACACTCCTTTAA
- the LOC139428859 gene encoding uncharacterized protein isoform X1 has protein sequence MQISFREYNPRERSYYFKWMAEKCMYVDKTSKKKVECQVSDIIADFKQSIIPFLKYKGRSLHQYKQLKELKENLRITEAVIHMDFSENYNMKYAEEIQAFHFGGSRKQISLHTVVVYTKQDEVQQQCFCTLSESLLHNVPAIWAHLDPIIKCITNSYPTVDTLHFISDSPSTQYRNKTMFYFLAIELPKLHPKVKNFTWNYLEAGHGKGAPDGIGGVTKRTLDRLVGQGADMVEIKAMLNNLCQNIQNIIYYQIDADKINEMSQKLKNVLLQTFRGTMKVHQIKKEDYESSIRLNFYELSTFINGNKKYFIGSLKFNKIGLNDELSLVTRLVMMRTLL, from the coding sequence ATGCAAATATCATTCCGTGAATACAACCCTAGGGAACGCAGTTACTACTTCAAATGGATGGCAGAAAAATGCATGTATGTTGACAAGACATCAAAGAAGAAAGTTGAATGCCAGGTTTCTGATATTATAGCTGATTTTAAACAAAGTATTATACCATTTCTGAAGTACAAAGGCAGATCCTTACATCAATACAAACAACTCAAAGAACTTAAAGAGAATCTTCGAATTACCGAGGCGGTTATTCACATGGATTTTAGTGAAAACTACAATATGAAATATGCAGAAGAGATACAAGCATTCCACTTCGGAGGATCAAGAAAACAGATATCTCTACATACTGTTGTTGTATATACCAAACAAGATGAGGTACAGCAACAATGCTTTTGCACTTTATCAGAATCGCTTCTACATAATGTCCCGGCCATTTGGGCGCATTTAGACCCAATAATAAAGTGCATTACAAACTCTTACCCAACAGTTGATACGCTTCACTTTATTAGTGACTCACCGTCGACTCAATACCGTAATAAAACCATGTTTTATTTCCTAGCAATCGAGTTGCCAAAATTGCAcccaaaagtaaaaaattttacttggaACTATTTAGAAGCTGGTCACGGAAAGGGGGCACCTGACGGGATAGGAGGAGTTACTAAAAGGACGTTAGATAGATTGGTTGGTCAAGGAGCAGATATGGTCGAAATAAAAGCTATGTTGAATAACCTGTGCCAAAACATTCAGAACATTATTTACTATCAGATTGATGCagacaaaattaatgaaatgtcCCAAAAACTTAAGAATGTTTTGCTACAAACTTTTAGAGGAACAATGAAAGTacaccaaataaaaaaagaagattaTGAAAGTAGCATCAGATTAAACTTTTATGAACTTAGCACTTTCATAAACggcaataaaaaatacttcattGGGTCCcttaaattcaacaaaattggGCTTAATGATGAACTATCTTTAGTGACACGTCTAGTGATGATGAGGACACTCCTTTAA
- the LOC111417928 gene encoding CUGBP Elav-like family member 1 isoform X10, with the protein MCAMKSRPVKPAYPSISASYWQPPPTPSPYLIPERKLFVGMLSKKLGENEVRNLFQPYGNIEECTVLRDPAGQSRGCSFVTFATKQSALSAIKGLHQSQTMEGCSAPLVVKFADTQKEKELKRQQQMQANVWNALATSPQLQQPSPTYNPVQIPNDTASLQILQAMGNSALLQQQLLTGPDSLLAPIGMQNLVTLAAMSQPAASPLCMASLLGKNAAVDRTLTAGLPPALTATNDLTSAYGSLFASATLNAAAINAAGKQIEGPEGCNLFIYHLPQEFTDTDLASTFLPFGQVISAKVFIDKQTNLSKCFGFVSFDNPNSAQAAISAMNGFQIGTKRLKVQLKRAKDASRPY; encoded by the exons aaagaaaattattcgTCGGTATGTTAAGTAAAAAATTGGGAGAAAATGAAGTGCGCAATTTGTTTCAACCGTATGGTAATATCGAGGAGTGTACCGTGCTGCGAGATCCTGCGGGTCAGTCAAGGGGTTGTTCCTTCGTTACATTCGCAACGAAACAATCGGCGCTTAGTGCCATAAAGGGTCTGCATCAGTCTCAAACGATGGAAGGTTGTTCGGCCCCGCTTGTTGTTAAATTCGCCGATAcccaaaaagaaaaggaactGAAGAGGCAACAGCAAATGCAAGCGAACGTATGGAACGCGCTCGCAACGAGTCCCCAACTTCAGCAACCTTCACCTACCTACAACCCGGTGCAAATTCCTAATGATACGGCAtctttacaaattttacag GCGATGGGTAATTCAGCACTTCTTCAGCAACAATTGCTGACAGGTCCGGATAGTCTGCTGGCACCCATCGGAATGCAAAACTTGGTAACATTGGCTGCGATGTCGCAACCTGCCGCTTCACCACTTTGTATGGCGAGTCTATTAGGAAAGAACGCCGCCGTTGATAGGACGTTAACGGCAGGTCTTCCCCCTGCTTTAACAGCAACTAACGACCTTACGTCAGCGTATGGATCGCTTTTTGCAAGCGCTACGTTAAACGCGGCGGCGATAAACGCTGCCGGAAAACAAATAGAAG gTCCGGAAGGTTGCAATTTGTTCATCTACCACCTACCGCAGGAGTTTACAGACACGGACCTTGCGTCAACGTTCCTGCCATTCGGCCAAGTGATCTCCGCAAAGGTGTTCATAGACAAACAGACGAACCTATCCAAGTGTTTCGGTTTCGTGTCTTTCGACAACCCGAATTCCGCGCAAGCGGCCATCTCGGCTATGAACGGTTTCCAAATTGGCACGAAACGGCTGAAGGTGCAGCTGAAACGCGCGAAAGACGCCTCGAGACCATATTAG